The DNA segment CTTGAGCTGCACCACCGCGTAGATCGATGATTTCCGGCCCGGGTTCTTGGCCAGGTACCGGAAGACGGTCGCCGTCCAGACCGAGCCGGTCCCCAGCCGAGTCGGGTTCTCGAACTGCCGGACCACGATCAGGGCCAGCAGGTAGGCGAGGACCGCGGCCAGGATCAGGGTGACGACCGCCGAGAGGATGTAGCGCCAGTCCAGCACCGCCGGTGGTTTGAAGAGTTCCGAGAGCTTCACGAACGCCGAGGGGATCGCCGCGCCGAGGCCGAGGACGGCCAGGGCGGCCAGTCCGGTGCACAGCGCCCCGACGCAGAGAAGATCGACGAGATCGAGGACGCCGCCCCTGGTGCGCCGGGTGAGCCGTCGCTCGACGACCCGCTGGTAGAGGTAACCCGGCGACACCGCCACCAGGAACACCACCAGGGCGAGAGCGTTGCTCGGGATCACGCCTGCTCCTCGGTGGGCTCGGGAGCCTTGGGCGGTGTGGCGGGAGGAACGAGATCGTCGGGGAGGTCGCTCTGATCGAGATCGATCACGGGAGCCTCGAAGACGTCCCGCCAGCGCATGTCCGGGGCGGTCGGCGGCTCGTCACCGTCGGCCAGAGATCGATCGGGTTCAGGCATGAACATCAACCTCCCGCGATGTGCTGATCACGAGCGAGCATCCAACGTATCCGGAACTCCCGCCGCGATCCATAGTGGTGAAGCGTCCGCCCACCTTCGTGTCCGCATGGATCGCCGCGTGCGAGCCCGGTCAGGCCGCCCTCAGCCTTCTGGAAGGGCGAGGGACCGGTATTCATCACCGATGCGAGAGGCGTGGTCGAGGGCTTCCTCGTCGCTCGCGTACTTGTGCCGGGGCCAGAAGAAGCCTCGCAGGCCGTCGCCCTTGGTGCGGGGGACCACGTGGGTGTGCAGGTGCGGCACCGACTGGGAGACGATGTTGTTCTCCGCCACGAAGGTGCCCTGCGAGCCGAGAGCGGCGGGCACGGCCGCCGCAATCAGCTGCACAAACCGGAAATATCCGGATAAGTCAGCGGCGGGTAGGTCGATGAGCTGCACGATGTGCGGGCGCGGGACGATCAGGACATGGCCCTTGAAAACCGGACGGATGTCGAGGAAGGCGACCCCGGCCGGCGAGGAGGCCACCAGGAACGCCGGGACGGACCCCGCCACGATGCCACAGAACACGCAGTCGGCCACCACGTGAGACTAGCCTTGCGCTACATGACGGCTAACCAGTACGGGTTCGACACCCTCGCCATCCACGCCGGCCAGGAGCCGGATCCGCGGACCGGCGCGGTGGTGCCGCCCATCTATCAGACCAGCACGTACGCACAGGACGCCGTCGGCGCCCCGCGCCTGGGGTACGAGTACAGCCGCTCCGGCAACCCGACCCGGGATTCGCTGCAGGAGTGCCTCGCGGCGATCGAGGGCGGGCGGCGCGGGCTGGCCTTCGCGAGCGGCCTCGCGGCCGAGGACACCCTGCTGCGCGCGGTCTGCCGGCCGGGCGACCACGTGGTGATCCCGAACGACGCGTACGGCGGCACGTTCCGGCTCTTCTCCAAGGTCGCCGAGCGCTGGGGTCTGGACTGGACCGCCGTGCCGCTGGACGACCTGGACGCGGTCCGTGCCGCGTTCCGGCCCGGCCACACCCGGCTGATCTGGGCCGAGACGCCGACGAACCCGCTGCTCAACATCGCGGACATCGCGGCGCTGGCCGGTCTGGCCCACGAGTACGACGCGATGCTGGCCGTCGACAACACGTTCGCCTCGCCGTACCTGCAGCAGCCGCTCGCGTTCGGCGCGGACGTGGTGATCCACTCGACGACCAAGTACATCGGCGGGCACTCGGACGTGGTGGGTGGCGCGCTGATCACCGCGGACGCCGGCCTCGGCGACGAGCTGGCCTTCCACCAGAACGCGATGGGCGGTGTGAACGGCCCGTTCGACGCCTGGCTCACCCTTCGAGGGATCAAGACCCTGGGGGTACGGATGGACCGCCACTGCGACAACGCCGAGCGCATCGCGGGATACCTCGCGGAGCACAAGGCGGTCGCTCAGGTCCTCTACCCGGGACTGGACGACCACCCCGGGCACGAGACCGCGGCGAAGCAGATGAGCCGCTTCGGTGGCATGGTCTCGTTCCGGGCCGCCGGCGGCCCGGAGAAGGCGATCGAGGTCTGCAACCGGGCGAAGCTCTTCGTGCTCGCCGAGTCGCTGGGCGGCGTCGAGTCGCTGATCGAGCACCCGGGACAGATGACACATCTGTCGGCTGCGGGCTCAGCGCTTGAGGTTCCCGCCGATCTCGTGAGACTGTCTGTCGGCATCGAAACCGTTGACGATCTGCTCGCCGACCTCGAGCAGGCGCTCGGTTAACAGACCGACGCTGGAGAATCTGCGCGATGGATACGACGACCTGGGTGGGAGCAACCGCCAAACAGATCGCCCGCGCGGTGCGCCGCGGGGACGCGAACGCCACCCAGGTCGTGGCCGACCACCTGGAACAGATCGCCATCTCCGACCCGGAGCTGGGCGCGTTCCGGCTGGTCCGTGACGTGGAGGCGATCCGGGAGGCGGAGAAGGTCGACGACCAGGAGGACCTGGCGAACCTTCCGCTGGCCGGCGTCCCGGTGGCGGTGAAGGAGAACACCGCCGTCGCGGGCCTGCCGACCTGGCACGGCAGCGCTGCCGCCCGTACCCCCGAAGTGGCCGAGGAAGACCACGAAGTGGTCCGGAGGCTGCGCGGAGCCGGCGCCGTCGTCGTCGGGGTGACCAAGATGCCGGAGATGGGTCTCTGGGCGGTCACCGACGACGACACCGGCGCGACCCGCAACCCGTGGGACCTGGAGCGCACGCCCGGCGGCTCGTCCGGTGGATCGGCGGCGGCGGTGGCGGCCGGGCTGGTGCCGATCGCACAGGGCAACGACGGTCTCGGCTCGATCCGGATCCCGGCGGCCTGCTGCGGCCTGGTCGGGTTGAAGCCGGGTCGCGGCGTGGTGCCCGTCGACTTCGGCGACAAGGACTGGTTCGGCCTGGTGGAGAACGGCGTGCTCACCACCACGGTGGCGGACGCGGCGCTGGGCTTCTCGGTGCTGGCCGGCCTGACCCCGCAGACGCTGAAGGAG comes from the Actinoplanes sp. OR16 genome and includes:
- a CDS encoding DUF6338 family protein encodes the protein MIPSNALALVVFLVAVSPGYLYQRVVERRLTRRTRGGVLDLVDLLCVGALCTGLAALAVLGLGAAIPSAFVKLSELFKPPAVLDWRYILSAVVTLILAAVLAYLLALIVVRQFENPTRLGTGSVWTATVFRYLAKNPGRKSSIYAVVQLKDGRVLGGILQLVDTSAKSGEQDLAIAAPMFMVQAGSTEREPLSHDFVIIPASEVGLLYGKVVSRPAAPAATGPDVSKGAEDGAPHPNVAGG
- a CDS encoding HIT family protein yields the protein MADCVFCGIVAGSVPAFLVASSPAGVAFLDIRPVFKGHVLIVPRPHIVQLIDLPAADLSGYFRFVQLIAAAVPAALGSQGTFVAENNIVSQSVPHLHTHVVPRTKGDGLRGFFWPRHKYASDEEALDHASRIGDEYRSLALPEG
- a CDS encoding amidase, with protein sequence MDTTTWVGATAKQIARAVRRGDANATQVVADHLEQIAISDPELGAFRLVRDVEAIREAEKVDDQEDLANLPLAGVPVAVKENTAVAGLPTWHGSAAARTPEVAEEDHEVVRRLRGAGAVVVGVTKMPEMGLWAVTDDDTGATRNPWDLERTPGGSSGGSAAAVAAGLVPIAQGNDGLGSIRIPAACCGLVGLKPGRGVVPVDFGDKDWFGLVENGVLTTTVADAALGFSVLAGLTPQTLKEPGRLRIGVSLRSPVAGVKPDEPNVGAVTTASRLLTEAGHDTVAADPKYPTGVALGVLATWFAGAYKNSEGLPIDKLQPRTRRHITLGKAAMRAGLVRQASRDGWRERSIRFFADRNVDLLLTPALAAPPPPAVRYSGIPWWKNMQANASYAPYQAPWNYAGLPAIVVPVGSRPDGLPLAVQLVGPPDSEMLLLSVAGQFELQNPWQRQNLV
- a CDS encoding cystathionine gamma-synthase, which encodes MTANQYGFDTLAIHAGQEPDPRTGAVVPPIYQTSTYAQDAVGAPRLGYEYSRSGNPTRDSLQECLAAIEGGRRGLAFASGLAAEDTLLRAVCRPGDHVVIPNDAYGGTFRLFSKVAERWGLDWTAVPLDDLDAVRAAFRPGHTRLIWAETPTNPLLNIADIAALAGLAHEYDAMLAVDNTFASPYLQQPLAFGADVVIHSTTKYIGGHSDVVGGALITADAGLGDELAFHQNAMGGVNGPFDAWLTLRGIKTLGVRMDRHCDNAERIAGYLAEHKAVAQVLYPGLDDHPGHETAAKQMSRFGGMVSFRAAGGPEKAIEVCNRAKLFVLAESLGGVESLIEHPGQMTHLSAAGSALEVPADLVRLSVGIETVDDLLADLEQALG